One genomic segment of Anaerotignum faecicola includes these proteins:
- a CDS encoding FUSC family protein — MTFYQELQLNQAGSKELLRKSETAQERRYHALVYLAKVAITMLFCFAFVSVFSILFGNENSVVGVVVLLCLMVFRNADFGLHTGQSTLLLALFFVDMAVFPHLAQQAAPLPALLLNVAALAFLVIFGCHNPFMYNQSTLVLGYLLLYGYDVSGDSYRMRLIAMAVGALLSCLVFYRNHKSRTYQTGIKGVLQAFDLTSSRTNWQLCQIICVPMVLFLAELCKMPRAMWAGIAAMSAIVPLMADMQARVKNRIIGNVAGVLCFLVLYTLLPTSIYAYIGILGGIGVGFSAKYGWQAVFNTFGALAIAEELYGLKGAVGLRVAQNVFGVVFALLFCVAFYWVMERVTGRRIAGEQNI; from the coding sequence AAACGGCACAGGAAAGGCGCTATCACGCATTGGTTTATCTGGCAAAGGTTGCAATTACAATGCTGTTTTGCTTTGCATTCGTCAGCGTGTTCAGCATTTTATTCGGTAACGAAAACAGCGTTGTGGGCGTTGTTGTTTTATTGTGCTTAATGGTATTCCGCAATGCGGATTTTGGGCTGCATACAGGGCAATCTACCCTGCTGCTGGCGTTATTTTTTGTGGATATGGCGGTTTTTCCGCATTTGGCACAGCAGGCAGCACCACTGCCGGCGTTGCTTTTGAATGTGGCGGCACTTGCGTTTCTTGTTATTTTCGGGTGCCATAATCCGTTTATGTATAATCAGTCCACTCTGGTTTTGGGATACCTGCTGCTTTATGGATATGATGTTTCGGGAGACAGCTACCGGATGCGTTTGATTGCCATGGCTGTCGGCGCACTGCTTTCCTGTCTGGTGTTTTACAGAAACCATAAAAGCCGCACCTATCAAACAGGAATTAAGGGGGTTTTGCAGGCATTTGATCTGACCTCCTCCCGCACAAATTGGCAGCTTTGCCAGATTATCTGCGTACCCATGGTGCTTTTTCTTGCGGAGCTGTGCAAAATGCCCCGTGCCATGTGGGCAGGCATTGCGGCGATGTCTGCCATTGTGCCGCTGATGGCAGATATGCAGGCGCGGGTGAAAAACAGAATCATCGGCAACGTGGCAGGGGTGCTTTGCTTTCTGGTGCTATATACCCTTCTGCCTACCTCGATTTATGCCTATATCGGAATCCTTGGCGGTATCGGCGTTGGCTTTTCTGCGAAGTATGGCTGGCAGGCAGTGTTTAATACCTTTGGTGCGCTTGCCATTGCAGAGGAGCTTTACGGCCTCAAGGGTGCAGTGGGGCTTCGTGTGGCGCAAAATGTGTTTGGGGTTGTGTTTGCCCTGCTGTTCTGCGTTGCGTTTTATTGGGTGATGGAACGGGTGACGGGAAGAAGGATAGCAGGAGAGCAGAATATCTAA